One Mycobacteroides salmoniphilum DNA segment encodes these proteins:
- a CDS encoding restriction endonuclease subunit S, giving the protein MPDWPTTTIGEHAERRVEPVKLDPDVEYSSLGIRYGTGVYIRSVKTGRQLRTKMYRARAGDFIYCILDSQRGPFDVLPEDLDGAIVTNKFPTYEVGPGLVPEFLKLTFQRRATLEAIDSARQGAEGRSEWKPDRFEAHRIPFPPRPVQERIVEIIESVDAVRSALEVEAAAVQAARTAILAELLRRRDESWTDSAVGDLGPLTRGKRFVKSDYVDSGIGCIHYSQIHTDFGAVTSEVHSRLPEAMRSKLRFAKPGDLVIAGTSENVEGVLKAVAWLGEDSVAVHDDAYILSHPLEPRFASYLFASPGFREQVQHVYTDTKVVRVSRDNLARLVVPIPPVATQISIADALEAVDRQLRATSVEAERVQTTRAALLDALLTRRVEVVI; this is encoded by the coding sequence ATGCCTGATTGGCCGACCACGACGATTGGTGAGCACGCCGAGCGTAGGGTCGAGCCGGTCAAGCTCGACCCTGACGTCGAGTACTCGTCGCTCGGAATCCGATACGGAACCGGTGTCTACATCCGCAGCGTGAAGACAGGGCGTCAGCTTCGGACGAAGATGTATCGCGCGCGGGCGGGTGACTTCATCTACTGCATCCTCGACTCCCAGCGTGGTCCGTTCGACGTCCTGCCGGAAGACCTGGATGGCGCGATCGTCACGAACAAGTTCCCGACATACGAAGTCGGTCCTGGCCTCGTGCCTGAGTTCCTCAAGCTGACCTTCCAACGTCGAGCGACTCTCGAAGCCATCGACTCCGCAAGGCAAGGAGCCGAAGGCCGATCGGAGTGGAAGCCCGACCGGTTCGAAGCCCACCGGATCCCGTTTCCTCCCAGACCTGTCCAAGAACGCATCGTTGAGATCATTGAGTCAGTGGACGCGGTGCGCAGTGCGCTTGAGGTAGAGGCCGCGGCGGTCCAGGCGGCTCGGACCGCCATCCTCGCCGAGCTACTCAGGCGGCGAGACGAGTCTTGGACCGACAGTGCCGTAGGCGACCTCGGCCCGCTCACGCGCGGAAAGAGATTTGTCAAGTCCGACTATGTCGACAGTGGCATCGGGTGTATTCACTACTCGCAGATCCACACGGACTTCGGTGCGGTCACTTCGGAAGTGCACTCGAGACTTCCCGAAGCGATGCGCTCGAAGCTGCGCTTCGCGAAGCCGGGTGATCTTGTGATCGCAGGAACCAGCGAGAACGTCGAGGGTGTGCTCAAAGCAGTTGCCTGGCTCGGTGAGGATTCTGTGGCGGTACACGATGACGCCTACATCCTCAGTCATCCACTGGAGCCCAGATTTGCGTCGTACCTGTTCGCGTCACCCGGATTCCGCGAGCAGGTGCAACATGTGTACACGGACACCAAGGTTGTCCGTGTGTCTCGCGACAACCTGGCGAGACTCGTCGTGCCGATACCTCCGGTCGCGACGCAGATCTCGATCGCAGACGCTCTCGAAGCCGTTGATAGGCAGCTTCGCGCGACGTCCGTCGAGGCAGAAAGAGTTCAAACGACGCGGGCGGCACTCCTCGATGCTCTGTTGACACGCAGGGTCGAAGTTGTGATCTGA
- a CDS encoding HsdM family class I SAM-dependent methyltransferase, with product MAESTTENLFREFYGASTFVEKRDIPKKFGFQSKRAGSTGDGFPDFFKDMGEWLIVVEAKSGEPGLKSDHAAAEADVRSYMTTNAVPHSDIVGIALSGQTQESLRVTHFLRKGDSEEIEELDDVRSLVSLATLTKHYQAAAHGDPFSDAELRRFLIRLNERFHKDSRVRDTERSLFFSALMIALDDPQFRAVYKSQVIPEDTRLVEARYLNDQIVDAVKRQLDKKINSESKMIDWKDRFAFVKTIDIPLGEYKDIIDDIDNRVHQPSKSSVKRDILGRAYKIFLSRAGKMDNKNIILTPDHIKTFMVELARLERDDVVLDTCMGSGGFLMDAMEQLVDKAHGDEERIDRIHDHQLIGLELDAILFALACSNMFLHGDGRSNLLYRDSLVTHGKSFAVAKSDEKLRKYVKSLKPTKCVINPPYENDNPINFTMSAIEYLEDGGRLVIIMPNNTLAKSPNQKAALAILERAKLDFVIDMPQQLFFEQKRGVKTSIFGFTKTANGHDRDALVTFLDMEDDGHQVQVAHGRRDTGRWGALSANALRAVRDGAEDAEARSWRSPIFDADGGLVARGVRPNPWPQTESHDLDEALSNWQEARAEREAAQERMMQILSEAGIGGFDA from the coding sequence TTGGCTGAGAGCACGACAGAGAATCTGTTCCGGGAGTTCTACGGGGCGTCGACGTTCGTCGAGAAGCGGGACATCCCGAAGAAGTTCGGCTTCCAGTCGAAGCGGGCCGGGTCCACTGGCGACGGCTTCCCCGACTTTTTCAAGGACATGGGCGAGTGGCTGATCGTCGTCGAGGCGAAGTCGGGGGAGCCGGGACTGAAGTCCGATCACGCCGCCGCGGAAGCTGATGTGCGCAGCTACATGACCACCAATGCCGTGCCGCACTCGGACATCGTCGGCATCGCGCTGTCCGGGCAGACACAGGAGTCACTTCGAGTCACCCATTTCCTCCGTAAGGGCGACAGCGAGGAGATCGAAGAACTCGACGACGTGAGGTCGCTGGTCAGCCTAGCCACGCTGACGAAGCACTACCAAGCGGCGGCACACGGTGACCCCTTCTCAGATGCTGAGCTGCGCCGCTTTCTTATCCGACTCAACGAGCGGTTCCACAAGGACTCCCGCGTGCGGGACACCGAGCGCTCGTTGTTCTTCTCTGCGCTCATGATCGCGTTGGACGATCCGCAATTCCGGGCCGTCTACAAGTCGCAGGTGATTCCCGAAGACACCCGTCTCGTCGAAGCGCGATACCTCAATGATCAGATCGTCGACGCGGTTAAGCGGCAACTGGACAAGAAGATCAACTCCGAGTCGAAGATGATCGACTGGAAGGACCGTTTCGCGTTCGTCAAGACCATCGACATTCCCTTGGGGGAATACAAGGACATCATCGACGACATCGACAATCGAGTGCACCAGCCCTCGAAGAGCTCGGTGAAGCGAGACATCCTGGGGCGGGCCTACAAGATTTTCCTGTCGCGCGCCGGAAAGATGGACAACAAGAACATCATCCTGACACCGGACCACATCAAGACCTTCATGGTGGAGTTGGCTCGACTTGAGCGCGATGACGTGGTGCTAGACACCTGCATGGGGTCCGGCGGATTCCTGATGGACGCTATGGAGCAGCTCGTCGACAAGGCGCATGGTGATGAGGAACGCATCGATCGTATCCACGACCACCAGCTGATCGGGCTCGAACTCGACGCCATCCTGTTCGCCCTTGCGTGCTCGAACATGTTCCTGCATGGCGACGGCCGGTCGAACCTGCTGTACAGAGACTCTCTCGTGACGCATGGGAAGTCGTTCGCTGTGGCCAAGAGCGACGAGAAGCTCCGCAAGTACGTGAAGAGCCTGAAGCCGACGAAGTGCGTTATCAACCCGCCGTACGAGAACGACAACCCGATCAACTTCACGATGTCCGCCATCGAGTACTTGGAGGACGGCGGTCGGCTGGTGATCATCATGCCGAACAACACCCTTGCGAAGAGCCCAAACCAGAAGGCAGCGCTCGCGATCCTCGAGCGGGCCAAGCTCGACTTCGTGATCGACATGCCTCAGCAACTCTTTTTTGAACAGAAGCGAGGCGTCAAGACGTCGATCTTCGGCTTCACGAAGACGGCGAATGGGCATGATCGCGATGCGCTGGTGACTTTCTTGGACATGGAGGACGATGGCCACCAGGTCCAGGTCGCGCATGGCCGTCGGGACACCGGGCGTTGGGGTGCGCTTTCCGCGAATGCGCTCAGGGCCGTCCGAGACGGAGCGGAGGACGCCGAGGCGAGGTCCTGGCGTTCGCCGATCTTCGATGCCGACGGTGGCCTGGTCGCGCGTGGCGTGAGGCCTAATCCTTGGCCGCAGACGGAATCGCATGACCTTGATGAAGCGCTCTCCAACTGGCAAGAGGCTCGCGCTGAGCGTGAAGCTGCGCAGGAGCGGATGATGCAGATCCTGTCCGAGGCCGGGATCGGTGGCTTTGATGCCTGA
- a CDS encoding uracil-DNA glycosylase family protein yields MATDPKRRQLKRIAELVSTCRQCPGMNEPGVTASAPGYGSAHAPVAIVGQSLCRKCMESGIPFTGGSGSYIDRALELAGREKRQLFITNAVHCHPKDDRKSHRYEIENCRHFLHEELYVVSPLLIIGLGEDAEKVLSERYPDGCHLAWPFVKPRTVKQDTTHLLFPEHPGSLRFKKTADRAFYSPSLAEAIAWGFEIR; encoded by the coding sequence GTGGCGACGGATCCGAAGCGGCGACAGCTCAAGCGCATCGCCGAGCTGGTCAGCACTTGCCGGCAGTGCCCGGGCATGAACGAGCCCGGGGTGACCGCTTCGGCGCCGGGGTACGGATCGGCACACGCCCCCGTCGCCATCGTCGGGCAGAGCCTCTGCCGCAAGTGCATGGAGTCGGGGATCCCGTTCACCGGCGGCAGCGGGAGCTACATCGACCGGGCGTTGGAACTCGCCGGCCGGGAGAAACGCCAACTGTTCATCACGAACGCGGTGCACTGCCATCCCAAGGATGACCGGAAATCACATCGGTACGAGATCGAGAACTGCCGGCACTTCCTCCACGAGGAGTTGTACGTCGTGTCGCCGCTGCTGATCATCGGGCTAGGCGAAGACGCGGAAAAGGTGCTCTCCGAGCGCTACCCCGACGGGTGCCATCTAGCGTGGCCGTTCGTCAAGCCGCGGACCGTGAAGCAAGACACGACACACCTGCTGTTCCCGGAGCACCCCGGCTCGTTGCGGTTCAAGAAGACGGCCGACCGCGCGTTCTACTCACCGAGTCTCGCCGAGGCGATCGCATGGGGGTTCGAGATCAGATGA